In Candidatus Defluviilinea proxima, a single genomic region encodes these proteins:
- the speD gene encoding adenosylmethionine decarboxylase, translated as MNATLKLGEHFIFDLSDCNHEILMDGELAYSLFAQAVRESGLTVVDEGFYKFSPHGFTCFLLLAESHASLHAWPEHNYCAIDLFTCAIGKDMMPLITQIKNALGADKFTLRKIDRDAEIETMMAVAV; from the coding sequence GTGAACGCGACTTTGAAATTAGGAGAGCACTTTATCTTTGATCTCTCCGACTGCAACCATGAGATTCTCATGGATGGTGAATTGGCATATTCACTGTTTGCGCAAGCTGTTCGTGAAAGCGGCTTGACGGTTGTGGATGAGGGCTTTTACAAGTTCAGTCCGCATGGCTTTACCTGTTTTTTGCTTCTCGCAGAGTCGCATGCAAGTTTGCATGCTTGGCCCGAACATAATTATTGCGCCATCGATCTGTTTACGTGTGCGATCGGCAAAGATATGATGCCGTTGATCACGCAGATCAAGAACGCTCTTGGCGCTGATAAATTTACACTGCGCAAGATTGACCGCGATGCCGAAATTGAAACCATGATGGCAGTGGCGGTGTAA